In Candidatus Baltobacteraceae bacterium, the sequence CGGCTCAAGGAGTACATTCGGCGAGCGATCCAGGCGCCGAAGCTGCTGATCATCGACGAGCTCGGCTACCTGCCGTTCTCCCGTGAAGAAGCCAGCCATTTCTTCCAAGTGATCGCGCAACGATACGAACATGGATCGGTAATCATAACGAGCAATCTTCCGTTCGCGCAGTGGGATACAGCATTCGCCGGCGACGCGACTATGACCGCTGCGATGCTCGATCGCCTACTACATCACGCGCACATCGCGATGATCACCG encodes:
- a CDS encoding ATP-binding protein produces the protein RLKEYIRRAIQAPKLLIIDELGYLPFSREEASHFFQVIAQRYEHGSVIITSNLPFAQWDTAFAGDATMTAAMLDRLLHHAHIAMITGESFRLRERKKAGIKLPAAKTAAKVGQN